The following DNA comes from Deltaproteobacteria bacterium.
TCACCATCGACATTGATGAGAATCTGTTCCAGGAGGCGCGCCGTCTGCTCGGTACATCTTCCGTCGAAGAGACCGTCGATGCCGCGTTACGCAAAGTCCTGTCCACCGACGCCCGACAGCAAGAAGTCGCAGTGCTCGCGGAAATGGACGGGCTAGAACTCGCCAACCGTGAGGTTATGGCGAAAGCTTGGCGTTCGTGTGGAGGCGGAACGAAACGCCGGCAAGAGAGGGATATCGAAACCGCCCGAAGGTTATGGCGAGAGTACAGGAAGCGCAAGACGCGGGAGGATTAGATGGTCCTGACACGAGATTTCAAGGAAACCATCCAAGAGCGCGTTGAACGGGACCCAGCCTTCCGGGAGGCCCTCCTCACTGAGGGGATCGAATGCCTTCTCGCCGGCGACGTGGACACCGGCAAGGCCGTCTTGCGCGACTACATCAACGCAACCATCGGCTTTCAATCGCTCGGCGGCCTTACCGACAGGTCCCCCAAGAGCCTGATGCGTATGTTGGGCCATGGAGGCAAACCCCGAGCCCGCGACCTTTTCGAGATCATCGGTTTGCTTCAAAAGCGCGACGGGTTAAAGCTCCGGGTTCAAGCAGTCAGATGAAGCGCAATGGGGGACCGCCCCCGGCCCTTTCATCCCCGGACTGGGACTGTCCACGCGGCGATCACCGGGCTACGCTTACACCATCCAGTCGGCGCCTCCCACTCAGACTTCTTCTTGAGCACACTCTCCGTGCTCGCAGCGTGTATTCGGGCAAATGTGCGCACGTGCTCCTTGCGAGAAGCACCTCCACCTTCCCTCATTTTCGACGTCGGTCCTCATTCTGGCCCGATTGCGGTTGAGCAGCCATTGCGCCAATGGCGGTTTTCTGTGGCACAGTCTTCAGGACGACCCATCTAGCTCCCTGAGTCTTCACGACGAGTGGCGCGGTTCAAGTTCCTGGCACTGACTGGCTTCGATTGCTCGCAACCATATTGCGGATCGTCAAGATTTTGTTACTTCCGACTTTCTTTGTTAATTGACGTTACTGTGATCCAAGGTGCTTGTATGCGGAACCGACGATCATCAGAGAATCACCGGAACGGAAGGATAGCCCGGAATGACGGCACCCGACTCCCTGTTTCAGGACACCATCTTCAGGGTCCTCGAAACCGCACCGCGCGGTCTGACCGTCGAACGCATTCGTACCC
Coding sequences within:
- a CDS encoding type II toxin-antitoxin system VapB family antitoxin, with the protein product MPQITIDIDENLFQEARRLLGTSSVEETVDAALRKVLSTDARQQEVAVLAEMDGLELANREVMAKAWRSCGGGTKRRQERDIETARRLWREYRKRKTRED
- a CDS encoding transcriptional regulator — translated: MVLTRDFKETIQERVERDPAFREALLTEGIECLLAGDVDTGKAVLRDYINATIGFQSLGGLTDRSPKSLMRMLGHGGKPRARDLFEIIGLLQKRDGLKLRVQAVR